A window from Mus caroli chromosome 2, CAROLI_EIJ_v1.1, whole genome shotgun sequence encodes these proteins:
- the Bpifa3 gene encoding BPI fold-containing family A member 3 isoform X1: MHLLWRLLVLLLGLLALPSALPKQPWPGLTKAHKDGRSTLARIIAQGLLKLNAEGRIQSMRLLDRLNVSGTVAPGMVGWLIGGMNFQQQQEISINITNVQLDCGGIQMAFPKEWFSANITLEFDIEFKLPFNSNIIKTHACMGLAAESWLEKDEFGRRELVMGRCRMEPSSGGASMSTEEDSPKMKHFLHNLRESLGKVVPNLVESQVCPLIGEILRQLDVKLLKGLVEQVPAHNLGQP, from the exons ATGCATCTACTCTGGAGGCTCCTGGTCCTCCTCCTCGGATTGCTAGCCTTACCCTCAGCCCTGCCCAAACAGCCTTGGCCTGGACTGACCAAGGCTCACAAGGATGGCCGGTCCACCCTAGCGAGAA TTATTGCACAGGGCCTCCTGAAGCTCAATGCAGAAGGACGGATCCAGAGCATGCGCCTTCTGGACCGTCTGAATGTCTCAGGGACAGTGGCTCCAGGGATGGTGGGCTGGCTAATTGGTGGCATGAACTTCCAGCAGCAGCAAGAAATCAG CATCAACATTACCAATGTGCAGCTGGACTGTGGTGGGATCCAGATGGCTTTCCCCAAAGAGTGGTTCTCCGCAAACATCACACTTGAATTTGACATTGAATTCAAACT GCCCTTCAATTCGAATATCATCAAAACGCATGCCTGCATGGGCCTCGCTGCAGAGTCCTGGCTGGAGAAAGATGAGTTTGGCCGGAGGGAGCTGGTGATGGGCAGGTGTCGAATGGAGCCCAGCAGTGGGGGTGCATCCATGTCCACTGA GGAAGACTCACCGAAGATGAAACATTTTCTCCATAACCTCAGAGAAAGCCTAGGGAAAGTTGTCCCAAATCTGGTAGAAAGTCAG GTCTGTCCTCTGATTGGTGAGATCCTCCGGCAGCTGGATGTGAAGCTGTTGAAAGGCCTAGTAG AACAGGTGCCTGCTCATAATCTGGGTCAACCCTGA
- the Bpifa3 gene encoding BPI fold-containing family A member 3 isoform X2, whose amino-acid sequence MHLLWRLLVLLLGLLALPSALPKQPWPGLTKAHKDGRSTLARIIAQGLLKLNAEGRIQSMRLLDRLNVSGTVAPGMVGWLIGGMNFQQQQEISINITNVQLDCGGIQMAFPKEWFSANITLEFDIEFKLPFNSNIIKTHACMGLAAESWLEKDEFGRRELVMGRCRMEPSSGGASMSTEEDSPKMKHFLHNLRESLGKVVPNLVESQVCPLIGEILRQLDVKLLKGLVGACS is encoded by the exons ATGCATCTACTCTGGAGGCTCCTGGTCCTCCTCCTCGGATTGCTAGCCTTACCCTCAGCCCTGCCCAAACAGCCTTGGCCTGGACTGACCAAGGCTCACAAGGATGGCCGGTCCACCCTAGCGAGAA TTATTGCACAGGGCCTCCTGAAGCTCAATGCAGAAGGACGGATCCAGAGCATGCGCCTTCTGGACCGTCTGAATGTCTCAGGGACAGTGGCTCCAGGGATGGTGGGCTGGCTAATTGGTGGCATGAACTTCCAGCAGCAGCAAGAAATCAG CATCAACATTACCAATGTGCAGCTGGACTGTGGTGGGATCCAGATGGCTTTCCCCAAAGAGTGGTTCTCCGCAAACATCACACTTGAATTTGACATTGAATTCAAACT GCCCTTCAATTCGAATATCATCAAAACGCATGCCTGCATGGGCCTCGCTGCAGAGTCCTGGCTGGAGAAAGATGAGTTTGGCCGGAGGGAGCTGGTGATGGGCAGGTGTCGAATGGAGCCCAGCAGTGGGGGTGCATCCATGTCCACTGA GGAAGACTCACCGAAGATGAAACATTTTCTCCATAACCTCAGAGAAAGCCTAGGGAAAGTTGTCCCAAATCTGGTAGAAAGTCAG GTCTGTCCTCTGATTGGTGAGATCCTCCGGCAGCTGGATGTGAAGCTGTTGAAAGGCCTAGTAG GTGCCTGCTCATAA